A stretch of Hoplias malabaricus isolate fHopMal1 chromosome 10, fHopMal1.hap1, whole genome shotgun sequence DNA encodes these proteins:
- the gjd4 gene encoding gap junction delta-4 protein — protein MARQGASEVVFIALNYNITIVGKVWLVLMIFLRILVLFFAGSPLYQDEQDRFVCNTIQPGCANVCYDIFAPLSLFRFWLVQLTSICLPYIMFVVYVVHKVTSNLPLDPERMKFGSLYRIYQEPSLNEASLLKSTVSSETGRLRHFTGAYIFQLLLRILLEAGFGAAHYYLFGFHIPKRFMCQQSPCTIMVDCYISRPTEKTIMLNFMLGTAAMSLLLNILELICAIKRSVRRKCKKKMLLDKMYDEEKYFVAGNGGINSSNPVVQELLSSGSFRKRMNKTCEEDGASLQLDTDIHSPSAHEGIPLGINLGIPGSMNGIPGLNGNKTNGYNLPQDEGMEQEGSEVPLCPAETLGTPRPILVSKRSRFKPPPPPRVDKLASSGTQDITEATAVCSRRVGQYTLVEMTTGSDLKSSTGDVREKKSEWV, from the exons ATGGCAAGGCAGGGAGCCTCAGAGGTCGTTTTCATCGCCCTCAATTACAACATCACCATTGTAG GGAAGGTGTGGCTGGTCTTGATGATTTTCCTGCGGATCCTGGTCCTGTTCTTCGCAGGCTCCCCCCTCTACCAGGACGAGCAGGACAGATTTGTGTGTAACACTATTCAGCCTGGCTGTGCCAATGTGTGTTACGATATATTTGCTCCTCTTTCCCTGTTCCGCTTCTGGCTGGTCCAGCTTACCTCCATTTGCCTGCCTTACATTATGTTTGTAGTCTATGTGGTTCACAAAGTTACATCTAACTTGCCACTTGATCCAGAGAGGATGAAGTTTGGATCTCTGTATAGAATCTACCAGGAACCTTCTCTCAATGAAGCATCTCTTTTAAAGTCCACTGTTAGTTCAGAGACTGGAAGATTACGCCATTTCACAGGGGCCTACATATTTCAGCTTTTGCTCAGGATCCTTCTGGAAGCCGGCTTTGGAGCTGCCCATTATTATCTGTTTGGCTTCCACATCCCCAAGCGCTTCATGTGCCAGCAGTCTCCATGCACGATTATGGTGGACTGCTACATATCTCGACCCACTGAGAAAACAATCATGCTGAATTTTATGCTGGGAACAGCTGCCATGTCTCTTCTTCTCAACATCTTGGAGCTGATCTGTGCTATTAAGCGGTCAGTGAGGAGGAAGTGCAAGAAGAAGATGCTGCTGGACAAGATGTATGACGAGGAGAAGTACTTTGTTGCAGGAAATGGAGGCATAAACTCTAGCAACCCTGTGGTACAGGAATTGCTGAGCAGTGGAAGCTTCCGGAAGCGAATGAACAAGACCTGTGAGGAAGATGGTGCTTCACTGCAATTAGACACTGACATTCACTCACCCTCAGCTCATGAAGGAATCCCTCTAGGGATCAACCTTGGCATACCTGGCTCTATGAATGGCATACCTGGACTGAATGGAAACAAAACTAATGGTTATAACCTTCCTCAAGATGAAGGGATGGAGCAAGAAGGCAGTGAAGTGCCGCTTTGTCCCGCTGAAACTTTGGGTACTCCGAGGCCCATCCTTGTCAGTAAGCGTAGCCGTTTTAagccccctccaccccccagAGTGGACAAGCTCGCAAGTTCAGGGACACAAGACATCACAGAAGCAACTGCAGTTTGTTCGCGGAGGGTAGGACAATACACACTGGTGGAAATGACCACTGGAAGTGACCTGAAGTCCAGTACTGGAGATGTACGGGAAAAGAAATCAGAGTGGGTTTGA